In bacterium, a single genomic region encodes these proteins:
- a CDS encoding corrinoid protein, which produces MSDLNKIAENVISGKAEDVKNLVQQALDENIPPKKILDEGLIAGMNIVGQKFKNNDFYIPEVLIAARAMHSGMDVLKPSLVKSGVKPIAKIAIGTVKGDLHDIGKNLVTMMLQGAGFEINDLGIDVPPQKFIEAVKQGIQIIGLSALLTTTMPSMKEIVDTFKKEGLRDKVKIMVGGAPLTQEYADEIGADGFASDAASAVDKAKELLKL; this is translated from the coding sequence ATGAGCGATTTAAATAAAATAGCGGAAAATGTAATTAGCGGCAAAGCCGAGGATGTGAAAAACTTAGTCCAGCAAGCGTTAGATGAAAATATCCCTCCAAAAAAAATATTGGATGAAGGATTGATTGCGGGGATGAATATCGTAGGACAAAAATTTAAAAATAACGATTTTTATATTCCGGAAGTGCTTATTGCGGCAAGAGCTATGCATAGCGGAATGGATGTGTTAAAACCAAGTCTTGTGAAATCAGGAGTAAAACCAATAGCAAAAATTGCAATCGGCACAGTAAAAGGCGACTTGCACGATATCGGAAAAAATCTCGTCACAATGATGCTTCAGGGCGCGGGTTTTGAAATAAATGATTTGGGTATCGATGTCCCCCCGCAGAAATTTATTGAAGCAGTCAAACAAGGTATTCAAATTATAGGATTAAGCGCCCTTCTTACTACAACAATGCCGTCTATGAAAGAGATAGTTGATACTTTTAAAAAAGAGGGATTAAGAGATAAAGTTAAAATTATGGTGGGAGGAGCGCCCTTAACCCAGGAATATGCCGACGAGATAGGAGCTGATGGTTTCGCCTCCGATGCCGCATCTGCCGTAGATAAAGCAAAAGAATTGCTTAAGTTATAA